Proteins found in one Promicromonospora sukumoe genomic segment:
- a CDS encoding recombinase family protein, which yields MDLAFLGRVSTEDAQDPTTSRMWQLKRARDLVEPMGHRIVAEFFDVGQSRSLPWKRRPEANALLEEIKRGSRRFDGVVVGEPQRAFYGHQFAMTFPVLTHYKCALFVPEVGGQVDPDSEAHEIMMGLFGGMSKSERSRIKKRTAASMRELAAHTDRHLGGRPPYGYRSIDIGPHPNPAKAAAGQRAHKLSPDPVTAPVIERIFAEFIAGKAVRAITAGLVADDIPSPSAYDPARNSHRDQRGWAHQTVRAILLNPTYTGYRVWGKQEKFEQLMNVEDVAAGEVTRMRWRGTDQWIRPDSQTHPAIVDIATYEKALARINAQRRGANQRSPKTSSTGRVYPLAGRCFCTACESRLSARFYASKKKDGTGRVLYRCDVGGKRALPTKLAEHPVAGLNQNRVLPVLDSFLFELFDEPAALAATMAGGNPGSSQRAVAQHKQIAETKKEIENLVRILAGGLTSEAITTALVAKEAELKALQRQLDDLQAPGESIDVKQLAEDLQIVGGSLNVLGRATDEERRDLYEALGVRVDFNAAASEVVFSVNPLITGRYDKSVRRGT from the coding sequence ATGGATCTCGCCTTCCTCGGCCGGGTCTCGACCGAAGACGCCCAGGACCCCACGACGTCGCGGATGTGGCAGCTCAAACGAGCCCGAGACCTCGTCGAACCGATGGGGCACCGCATCGTCGCGGAGTTCTTCGACGTCGGCCAGTCTCGATCTCTGCCATGGAAGCGACGGCCCGAGGCAAACGCGCTCTTGGAGGAGATCAAGCGCGGCTCCCGCCGCTTCGACGGTGTCGTCGTCGGTGAGCCGCAGCGCGCGTTCTACGGTCACCAGTTCGCCATGACGTTCCCTGTACTCACGCACTACAAATGTGCGCTGTTCGTACCCGAGGTAGGCGGTCAGGTCGACCCCGACTCCGAGGCTCACGAGATCATGATGGGGCTGTTCGGCGGCATGTCGAAGAGCGAGCGTAGCCGGATCAAGAAGCGCACCGCGGCCTCCATGCGCGAGCTTGCCGCACACACCGACCGCCACCTCGGCGGACGCCCGCCCTACGGGTACCGGTCGATCGACATCGGCCCCCACCCGAACCCGGCTAAGGCCGCCGCAGGCCAGCGTGCCCACAAGCTGTCCCCCGATCCCGTCACGGCCCCGGTCATCGAGCGGATCTTCGCCGAGTTCATCGCCGGAAAGGCAGTCCGCGCCATCACCGCCGGCCTCGTCGCCGATGACATCCCTTCGCCGTCCGCCTACGACCCGGCTCGTAACTCCCATCGAGACCAGCGCGGATGGGCCCACCAGACCGTCCGCGCGATCCTGCTCAACCCTACTTACACGGGTTACCGGGTCTGGGGGAAGCAGGAGAAGTTCGAGCAGCTCATGAACGTCGAGGACGTCGCCGCGGGCGAGGTCACCCGGATGCGCTGGCGTGGCACCGACCAGTGGATCCGCCCCGACAGTCAGACCCACCCCGCGATCGTGGACATCGCGACCTACGAGAAAGCGCTCGCCCGGATAAACGCACAGCGACGGGGAGCCAACCAGCGCAGCCCCAAGACCTCATCGACCGGCCGTGTGTACCCGCTCGCTGGCCGCTGCTTCTGCACCGCATGTGAAAGTCGCCTGTCGGCCCGGTTCTACGCCTCGAAGAAGAAGGACGGCACCGGCCGTGTGCTCTACCGCTGCGACGTCGGCGGCAAGCGAGCGCTCCCAACGAAGCTGGCCGAACACCCCGTTGCCGGTCTCAACCAGAACCGTGTCCTACCCGTGCTGGACAGCTTCCTCTTCGAGCTGTTCGACGAGCCAGCCGCGCTCGCCGCCACCATGGCCGGTGGAAACCCTGGTTCCAGCCAACGGGCGGTTGCTCAGCACAAGCAGATCGCCGAGACGAAGAAGGAGATCGAGAACCTCGTCCGAATCCTTGCGGGCGGCCTCACCTCCGAGGCCATCACGACTGCGCTCGTCGCTAAGGAGGCTGAGCTCAAAGCACTCCAACGCCAGCTCGATGACCTGCAGGCCCCGGGTGAGTCGATCGACGTCAAGCAACTGGCCGAAGACCTACAGATCGTGGGCGGATCGCTCAACGTCCTGGGTCGCG